In Notolabrus celidotus isolate fNotCel1 chromosome 22, fNotCel1.pri, whole genome shotgun sequence, one genomic interval encodes:
- the LOC117805770 gene encoding adapter protein CIKS-like yields the protein MNDSIAQGSVSVNMPQFSVPPVEGVSQVSVRNRSSAEASVSHQHETRRSISLPDECRNVFITYSLDASSEIVPFVDFLTKQGFRPAIDIFDNPVRCMDINKWKDSYLKDPSTLMIIAISPKYKDDIEGSVVDSHGLHTRYIHSMMQSEFIQQGSLNFRFIPVLFLNASQKHVPTWLLNTRVYRWPQDTEDLLLRLLREERYVPPPVSMDLTLIIRPVTPSSAATL from the exons ATGAACGACAGCATCGCTCAGGGAAGTGTCTCAGTTAACATGCCCCAGTTCTCCGTCCCTCCTGTGGAGGGTGTGTCACAGGTCAGCGTTAGGAACCGAAGCTCAGCAGAGGCCTCCGTTTCGCATCAACACGAGACAAGAAGAAGCATCAGTCTACCGGATGAGTGCC gAAATGTTTTCATAACTTATTCTTTGGATGCTTCTTCTGAGATCGTTCCCTTTGTAGACTTCCTGACAAAGCAAGGATTTCGACCAGCT ATTGACATATTTGACAACCCCGTCAGATGCATGGATATCAACAAGTGGAAGGACAGTTATCTGAAAGAT CCATCAACCCTAATGATCATCGCCATCAGTCCAAAATACAAAGACGACATCGAAGGCTCTGTTGTTGATAGTCATGGTTTGCATACTAGATATATTCACTCCATG ATGCAAAGTGAATTTATTCAGCAAGGAAGCTTAAATTTCAGATTCATACCCGTTCTCTTCCTCAATGCATCACAG AAGCACGTCCCAACTTGGCTCCTGAACACGCGCGTCTACCGTTGGCCGCAGGACACAGAAGATTTGTTACTCCGGTTGCTCAGGGAGGAGAGATATGTCCCCCCTCCTGTTTCCATGGACCTCACCCTCATCATTAGGCCTGTGACCCCCAGCTCTGCAGCTACTCTGTAA